From the genome of Miscanthus floridulus cultivar M001 chromosome 10, ASM1932011v1, whole genome shotgun sequence, one region includes:
- the LOC136485947 gene encoding protein LURP-one-related 5-like has product MHPVPPRSSTSTSSPSSIAASTTRVHPSDVAVPHRHDSGGGRATDTTATSRRAAGDGRRGQGQPAVYTVWKRSSMGFHGTDGFSVYDAAGSLAFRVDNYSRRRKLFAGELLLMDGRGAPLLALRPQILSMRDQWNCYRASSEESSGDKTSFPRRQHLFSMRKCSLVKGTDEAEVYMASGSGAQQLVPSFTVQGSFWRRSCKIRSGDGEEVARITRKKAGAAAAASEPVTLGEDVFSLTVMPDADCAMVMAFVVVMDRICQRPYKPLMCSSSSGSCCS; this is encoded by the exons ATGCACCCGGTGCCACCGCgatcgtcgacgtcgacgtcgagCCCCAGCAGCATCGCCGCCAGCACGACGCGGGTACACCCATCCGATGTCGCCGTCCCTCATCGTCACGACAGCGGCGGTGGCCGTGCCACTGACACCACTGCCACCAGCCGTCGCGCCGCGGGGGACGGTCGCCGTGGCCAGGGTCAGCCTGCGGTGTACACGGTGTGGAAGCGGTCCAGCATGGGCTTCCACGGCACGGACGGCTTCTCCGTCTACGATGCCGCCGGCAGTCTGGCGTTCCGCGTCGACAACTACTCGCGCCGCCGGAAGCTCTTCGCCGGCGAGCTTCTCCTCATGGACGGCCGCGGCGCGCCCCTCCTGGCTCTCCGCCCGCAG ATTCTCAGCATGCGCGACCAATGGAACTGCTACAGAGCATCATCAGAAGAATCCAGCGGCGACAAGACCAGCTTCCCCAGACGGCAACATCTCTTCTCGATGAGAAAATGCTCGCTCGTCAAAGGCACCGACGAAGCCGAAGTGTACATGGCATCAGGATCCGGAGCACAGCAATTAGTCCCAAGCTTTACGGTGCAGGGCAGCTTCTGGAGGAGAAGCTGCAAGATCCGGAGTGGCGACGGCGAGGAGGTGGCGAGGATAACCAGAAAGAAGGccggagcagcagcggcggcgtcgGAGCCGGTCACGCTCGGGGAAGACGTGTTCAGCCTCACCGTCATGCCGGACGCTGACTGCGCCATGGTCATGGCTTTCGTCGTCGTCATGGACCGCATCTGCCAGAGGCCGTACAAGCCCTTGATGTGTTCTTCTTCGTCAGGGTCCTGTTGTTCGTAG
- the LOC136489910 gene encoding protein LURP-one-related 5-like: MTAAAFPDRSSTTTSTMAISASRIHPSSATETTTTTTRPLPPPPPLVPPRRGGAGGGDGADADAGRTPAALHHTVWKRSSMGFHGTDGFSVYDAAGALAFRVDNYSRRRKVFASELILMDGQGAPLLALRPQIFSMHDQWNCYNASEEGQGKRPSSHRLFSMRKCSVLQKGHQAEVSMSGSCSTSFWVEGCFRRRSCKIRNSDGEEVARITRKKSNSLTLGDDVFSLVVQPGMDCAMIMAFVVVLDRICWKPYKPLICS; the protein is encoded by the exons ATGACGGCGGCGGCCTTCCCCGACCGATCCAGCACCACAACCAGCACGATGGCGATATCGGCGAGCCGGATCCACCCGTCGTCGGCCacggagacgacgacgacgacgacgcggcctctgccgccaccgccgccgcttgtTCCTCCCCGCCGTGGCGGCGCCGGCGGAGGAGACGGCGCCGACGCCGATGCCGGCCGCACGCCGGCGGCACTGCACCACACGGTGTGGAAGCGGTCCAGCATGGGGTTCCACGGCACCGACGGCTTCTCCGTCTACGACGCCGCCGGCGCGCTCGCCTTCCGCGTCGACAACTACTCGCGCCGACGGAAGGTGTTCGCCAGCGAGCTAATCCTCATGGACGGCCAAGGCGCGCCCCTCCTCGCTCTCAGGCCGCAG ATTTTCAGCATGCACGACCAATGGAACTGCTACAACGCATCAGAAGAAGGCCAAGGCAAGAGGCCAAGTTCACACAGACTCTTCTCGATGAGGAAATGCTCGGTTCTACAGAAAGGCCATCAAGCAGAAGTGTCCATGTCAGGATCATGCAGCACCAGCTTCTGGGTCGAGGGCTGCTTCAGGAGGAGAAGCTGCAAGATCCGCAACAGCGACGGCGAGGAGGTGGCCAGGATAACGAGGAAGAAGTCGAATTCGTTGACGCTTGGCGACGACGTGTTCAGCCTTGTCGTCCAGCCGGGCATGGATTGCGCCATGATCATGGCGTTCGTCGTCGTCCTGGACCGGATCTGTTGGAAGCCGTACAAACCCTTGATCTGCTCCTAG